The following proteins are co-located in the Microbacterium sp. SORGH_AS_0888 genome:
- a CDS encoding M1 family metallopeptidase — translation MTGTGDGYAPQSGDRAYRVESYDLEIDYRVRTNRLEGRAIINAVALIATRSFALDLVGLRATKVRVDGDRRSAFTQGPRVLRVTAPAVVEPGERFSIEVAYAGSPAPRRSRWGAIGWEELTDGALVAGQPTGAPTWFPCNDRPDDRARFRIAVTTDAEYTAVATGRPLGTTRSGGRRTAVFESDVPTATYLAAVHIGAYREEELELPAGIPGILATPPALAADARRAFADVPRMLELFAEAFGPYPQVSCTLVVTADDLEIPLEAQGLAVFGANHLHPSEQRLIAHELSHQWFGNSVGIARWRDIWLNEGFACYAEWLWAEAAGGPTAEESARHHHARLREEAQDLLLADPGPDLMFDDRVYKRGALTLHALRRRLGDAAFFALLREWCAEHRHGLVTTEDFRALLALRAPDEAVETLHVWLDDLPLPALP, via the coding sequence ATGACGGGCACGGGGGACGGCTACGCGCCGCAGAGCGGGGACCGCGCCTACCGTGTCGAGTCGTACGACCTCGAGATCGACTACCGCGTGCGCACGAACCGGCTCGAGGGACGCGCGATCATCAACGCCGTGGCGCTGATCGCCACGCGCTCGTTCGCGCTCGATCTCGTCGGGCTGCGCGCCACGAAGGTGCGGGTCGACGGCGATCGGCGCTCCGCGTTCACGCAGGGACCGCGAGTGCTCCGCGTCACGGCGCCGGCCGTCGTCGAGCCGGGGGAGCGGTTCTCGATCGAGGTCGCCTACGCCGGCAGCCCGGCCCCGCGACGTTCGCGCTGGGGGGCGATCGGCTGGGAGGAGCTCACCGACGGAGCGCTCGTGGCCGGACAGCCCACGGGAGCGCCCACCTGGTTCCCCTGCAACGACCGTCCCGACGATCGTGCGCGTTTTCGCATCGCCGTGACCACGGATGCCGAGTACACGGCGGTCGCCACCGGTCGCCCCCTCGGCACGACGCGCAGTGGTGGCCGTCGCACGGCCGTGTTCGAGAGCGACGTGCCGACCGCGACCTACCTGGCCGCCGTTCACATCGGCGCGTACCGGGAGGAGGAGCTGGAGCTGCCGGCGGGGATCCCCGGGATCCTCGCGACCCCGCCCGCGCTCGCGGCGGATGCGCGCCGGGCGTTCGCGGACGTGCCGCGGATGCTCGAGCTCTTCGCCGAGGCGTTCGGGCCGTATCCGCAGGTCAGCTGCACCCTCGTGGTCACGGCCGACGACCTGGAGATCCCGCTCGAGGCGCAGGGCCTCGCGGTGTTCGGCGCGAACCACCTGCATCCCTCCGAGCAGCGGCTGATCGCGCACGAGCTGTCGCATCAGTGGTTCGGCAACAGCGTCGGCATCGCGCGCTGGCGCGACATCTGGCTCAACGAGGGCTTCGCGTGCTACGCGGAGTGGCTGTGGGCCGAGGCCGCGGGCGGTCCGACCGCGGAGGAGAGCGCCCGTCACCACCACGCGCGACTGCGTGAGGAGGCGCAGGATCTGCTGCTCGCCGACCCGGGTCCCGACCTGATGTTCGACGACAGGGTCTACAAGCGCGGCGCGCTCACCCTGCACGCGCTGCGCCGTCGGCTGGGAGATGCGGCGTTCTTCGCGCTGCTGCGCGAGTGGTGCGCGGAGCACCGGCACGGCCTCGTGACGACGGAGGACTTTCGTGCGCTCCTGGCCCTCCGCGCGCCCGACGAGGCCGTCGAGACGCTGCACGTCTGGCTCGACGACCTCCCCCTCCCCGCCCTCCCGTAA
- a CDS encoding chemotaxis protein CheY has protein sequence MARALIAWRQVPEGVDRREVSRALVRELAGAPLELVQRCARCGAEDHGPLRVVGRGPQVSVAYATSRTGAPTLAVAAVGAGPGAIGVDAEYTVDAVRERAGVGPVLGRAGADIRDWVRVEAALKADGRGLLVDVGSVRVSGFGRRWRARVPGRAAPVVGRDIAVAVGVLISLARTTP, from the coding sequence GTGGCGAGGGCACTGATCGCCTGGCGTCAGGTGCCCGAGGGCGTCGACCGGCGCGAGGTGTCGCGGGCACTCGTGCGCGAGCTCGCCGGCGCCCCGCTCGAGCTCGTGCAGCGCTGCGCGCGCTGCGGCGCGGAGGACCACGGGCCGCTGCGGGTCGTGGGCCGGGGACCGCAGGTGTCCGTCGCCTACGCCACGAGCCGGACGGGCGCGCCGACGCTCGCGGTCGCGGCCGTCGGCGCGGGCCCCGGGGCCATCGGGGTGGATGCCGAATACACCGTGGATGCGGTGCGCGAGCGCGCGGGCGTCGGACCGGTCCTGGGCCGGGCGGGTGCCGACATCCGGGACTGGGTGCGCGTGGAGGCGGCGCTGAAGGCCGACGGCCGCGGGCTCCTCGTCGACGTCGGCTCCGTGCGGGTGTCGGGCTTCGGCCGGCGATGGCGTGCCCGCGTTCCCGGCCGCGCTGCGCCCGTGGTCGGTCGCGACATCGCCGTCGCCGTCGGCGTGCTGATCTCGCTCGCCCGCACGACCCCGTGA
- a CDS encoding NUDIX hydrolase, whose product MTDTAVYAAGGVVWRLVEGRLRILLIHRTQYRDVTLPKGKVDPGETLVETAVREIHEETGIRVHLGLPVGVSRYIMPKGREKIVHYWAAEATEDAIRASDFVPNKEIAALEWVTPKRALGYLSYPVDVEIVEAFLTFADDGVLETFPVIALRHAKALARSEWGGSDATRPLTDRGRRQAKAIVGPLRAYGVRRILSSDATRCIETVDPLARALKRPIRLVPEISQDAWEDGASDARTVVGKRVRARKPAVLCSHGPVLPDILNELALATGTLRGSYLGSASSLEVGGFSVAHLSRTNPGSGIAAIETVLPQV is encoded by the coding sequence ATGACCGACACCGCCGTCTACGCCGCGGGCGGGGTCGTGTGGCGCCTCGTGGAGGGCAGGCTCAGGATCCTGCTCATCCACCGCACCCAGTACCGCGATGTGACGCTCCCCAAGGGGAAGGTGGACCCCGGCGAGACGCTCGTCGAGACCGCGGTGCGCGAGATCCACGAAGAGACCGGCATCCGGGTGCATCTGGGGCTGCCGGTCGGCGTCTCCCGCTACATCATGCCCAAGGGCCGCGAGAAGATCGTGCACTACTGGGCGGCCGAGGCGACGGAGGACGCGATACGGGCGTCCGACTTCGTGCCGAACAAGGAGATCGCGGCGCTGGAGTGGGTCACCCCGAAGCGGGCCCTCGGCTATCTCAGCTACCCGGTCGACGTCGAGATCGTCGAGGCGTTCCTGACGTTCGCCGACGACGGCGTCCTCGAGACGTTCCCGGTCATCGCCCTGCGCCACGCGAAAGCGCTCGCCCGGAGCGAGTGGGGCGGCTCGGACGCGACCCGTCCGCTGACCGATCGGGGCAGGAGACAGGCGAAGGCGATCGTGGGGCCGCTGCGCGCGTACGGCGTGCGACGCATCCTGTCCAGCGACGCGACCCGATGCATCGAGACCGTCGATCCGCTCGCACGAGCGCTGAAACGGCCGATCCGGCTGGTCCCGGAGATCAGCCAGGACGCATGGGAGGACGGTGCCTCCGACGCGCGAACGGTCGTCGGCAAGCGCGTGCGCGCGCGCAAGCCGGCCGTGCTGTGCAGCCACGGCCCGGTGCTGCCCGACATCCTGAACGAGCTGGCGCTGGCGACCGGGACGCTGCGGGGCTCCTACCTCGGAAGCGCGTCGAGCCTGGAGGTCGGGGGGTTCTCGGTCGCGCACCTGTCGCGGACCAATCCCGGTTCCGGGATCGCGGCGATCGAGACCGTGCTGCCGCAGGTGTGA
- a CDS encoding RNA degradosome polyphosphate kinase, with translation MEQDVLDAGLGDADDDDFDEISEAEDAELPEGRYLDRELSWLAFNQRVLELAEDPNLPVLERTNFLAIFGSNLDEFFMVRVAGLKRRIITGLAVPTNIGRSPADVLGDISQAAHALQLRHAEAWQERVKPALAEAGIEVLSWNEVAEEDRERLYEYFQAQVFPVLMPLAVDPAHPFPYISGLSLNLAIRVRNAKTGRQEFARLKVPPMLPRFVEVSRTGEHVRYIALEDLIANNLADLFPGMEILDHHAFRLTRNEDMVIEEDETENLIQALEAELLRRRFGPPIRLEITDDMDELTLDLLLKELDITEQEVYRLPGPLDLRGLFDLGRIDRPELHYPPHVPTTAVAFQPGDNNERPDIFAAIRKGDVLVHHPYESFATSVQAFLEQAAKDPHVLAIKQTLYRTSGDSPIVQALIDAAEAGKQVLALVEVKARFDEANNIVWARKLEKAGVHVVYGLVGLKTHCKLALVIREEKGSLRSYCHVGTGNYNPKTSRVYEDFGLFTVDPEVGRDLTRLFNELSGYAIEKKFKRLLVAPLHLRKGLLRQIDRERRHALAGKPAGIRIKVNSMVDEQIIDALYRASQAGVPVEVWVRGICSLMPGVPGMSENITVRSILGRYLEHSRIFAFENDGDPAAFIGSADMMHRNLDRRVEALVRLVAPEQITELNDLFTLAMSEQIGSWWLGPDGVWTRHHLDAEGRPLADLQDVTMANVLRRRRPRTVR, from the coding sequence ATGGAACAGGACGTGCTGGATGCCGGCCTCGGCGACGCGGACGACGACGACTTCGACGAGATCAGCGAGGCCGAGGACGCAGAGCTCCCCGAAGGGCGCTACCTCGACCGGGAGCTGAGCTGGCTCGCGTTCAACCAGCGCGTGCTGGAGCTGGCGGAGGACCCCAACCTCCCCGTGCTCGAGCGGACCAACTTCCTCGCGATCTTCGGCAGCAACCTCGACGAGTTCTTCATGGTGCGCGTGGCCGGCCTCAAGCGCCGCATCATCACGGGCCTGGCCGTTCCCACCAACATCGGCCGTTCGCCCGCCGACGTCCTGGGCGACATCTCGCAGGCCGCGCACGCGTTGCAGCTGCGCCACGCGGAGGCATGGCAGGAGCGGGTCAAGCCGGCCCTGGCCGAGGCGGGCATCGAGGTGCTCAGCTGGAACGAGGTCGCCGAGGAGGATCGCGAGCGGCTGTACGAGTACTTCCAGGCGCAGGTGTTCCCGGTCCTCATGCCGCTCGCCGTCGACCCCGCCCATCCCTTCCCGTACATCTCGGGGCTGTCGCTGAACCTGGCGATCCGCGTGCGCAACGCGAAGACAGGACGGCAGGAGTTCGCGCGACTCAAGGTCCCGCCGATGCTCCCCCGCTTCGTCGAGGTGTCACGCACCGGCGAGCACGTGCGCTACATCGCGCTCGAGGACCTCATCGCCAACAACCTCGCCGATCTGTTCCCCGGCATGGAGATCCTCGACCACCACGCGTTCCGGCTCACCCGGAACGAGGACATGGTCATCGAGGAGGACGAGACCGAGAACCTCATCCAGGCGCTCGAGGCCGAGCTCCTGCGACGCCGGTTCGGTCCCCCCATCCGGCTCGAGATCACCGACGACATGGACGAGCTCACCCTCGACCTGCTCCTGAAGGAGCTCGACATCACCGAGCAGGAGGTCTACCGCCTCCCCGGGCCGCTCGATCTGCGCGGGCTGTTCGACCTCGGTCGCATCGATCGGCCGGAGCTGCACTACCCGCCGCACGTGCCGACCACGGCGGTGGCGTTCCAGCCGGGCGACAACAACGAGCGCCCCGACATCTTCGCCGCGATCCGCAAGGGCGACGTGCTCGTGCACCACCCCTACGAGTCGTTCGCGACGAGCGTGCAGGCCTTCCTCGAGCAGGCGGCCAAGGACCCGCACGTGCTCGCGATCAAGCAGACCCTGTACCGCACCTCGGGCGACAGCCCCATCGTGCAGGCGCTCATCGACGCGGCGGAGGCGGGCAAGCAGGTGCTCGCGCTGGTCGAGGTGAAGGCGCGCTTCGACGAGGCGAACAACATCGTGTGGGCGCGCAAGCTCGAGAAGGCGGGCGTCCACGTCGTCTACGGCCTCGTGGGACTGAAGACCCACTGCAAGCTGGCGCTCGTCATCCGCGAGGAGAAGGGGTCGCTGCGCAGCTACTGCCACGTCGGCACCGGCAACTACAACCCGAAGACCAGTCGCGTCTACGAGGACTTCGGGCTGTTCACGGTCGACCCCGAGGTCGGGCGCGACCTCACGCGTCTGTTCAACGAGCTCAGCGGCTACGCGATCGAGAAGAAGTTCAAGCGGCTCCTGGTGGCACCTCTGCACCTGCGCAAGGGCCTGCTGCGGCAGATCGACCGCGAGCGGCGACACGCGCTGGCGGGCAAGCCGGCCGGCATCCGCATCAAGGTGAACTCGATGGTCGACGAGCAGATCATCGACGCCCTGTACCGGGCGAGCCAGGCAGGCGTGCCGGTCGAGGTGTGGGTGCGCGGCATCTGCAGCCTCATGCCGGGCGTCCCCGGGATGAGCGAGAACATCACGGTGCGCTCGATCCTCGGCCGTTACCTCGAGCACTCGCGCATCTTCGCGTTCGAGAACGACGGCGATCCCGCCGCGTTCATCGGCAGCGCCGACATGATGCACCGCAACCTCGACCGCCGGGTGGAGGCGCTCGTGCGCCTCGTCGCGCCGGAGCAGATCACGGAGCTCAACGATCTGTTCACGCTCGCGATGAGCGAGCAGATCGGCTCCTGGTGGCTGGGCCCGGACGGCGTGTGGACGCGGCATCACCTGGATGCCGAAGGCCGCCCGCTCGCGGATCTGCAGGACGTGACGATGGCCAACGTGCTGCGCCGTCGGCGTCCCCGGACGGTGCGATGA
- a CDS encoding winged helix-turn-helix domain-containing protein, whose translation MAQLLVLSSAQTGTPVLPSLELLSHRVRQIPAEPAQLVNAPSADVVFVDARLDLVGAKSLCKILNTTGLDAPLVLIVTEGGLTAVSTDWGVDDVILVGAGPAEVDARIRLVLGRRSAEQVSTRIQTSGISIDESSYSAKVHGRPLDLTYKEFQLLHFFATHPSRVFTREQLLSEVWGYDYFGGTRTVDVHVRRLRAKLGDLEQLIGTVRNVGYRFNVYEEDQVPVPKERSGA comes from the coding sequence TTGGCACAGCTACTCGTCCTGAGCTCTGCGCAGACCGGAACACCGGTGCTGCCCTCGCTCGAGTTGCTTTCGCACCGTGTGCGTCAGATCCCGGCTGAGCCCGCTCAGCTGGTGAACGCACCGAGTGCCGACGTCGTCTTCGTCGACGCCCGTCTCGATCTCGTCGGCGCCAAGTCGCTCTGCAAGATCCTCAACACGACGGGCCTGGACGCTCCGCTCGTGCTGATCGTCACGGAGGGCGGCCTGACGGCCGTGTCGACGGACTGGGGCGTCGACGACGTGATCCTCGTGGGCGCCGGCCCCGCCGAGGTCGACGCCCGGATCCGGCTCGTGCTCGGCCGCCGCAGCGCGGAACAGGTCTCGACCCGCATCCAGACCTCCGGCATCTCGATCGACGAGTCGTCCTACTCCGCCAAGGTGCACGGCCGCCCGCTGGACCTCACCTACAAGGAGTTCCAGCTCCTGCACTTCTTCGCCACGCACCCGTCTCGTGTGTTCACCCGGGAGCAGCTGCTGAGCGAGGTCTGGGGCTACGACTACTTCGGCGGCACGCGCACGGTCGATGTGCACGTGCGGCGACTGCGGGCCAAGCTCGGCGACCTGGAGCAGCTCATCGGCACGGTCCGCAACGTCGGCTACCGCTTCAACGTGTACGAAGAGGACCAGGTGCCCGTGCCCAAGGAGCGTTCCGGGGCCTGA
- a CDS encoding FABP family protein: MIEIPTDLPADLAPLAWLVGVWEGTGVIDYEASGHRFTGEFSHRLAFTDDGAGALGYRATARMIDTDAAIPLVSETGYWRLARPQTPADAGPGLLPPRASGSVRTADDVEVLRTPEGGFEIQASIVHADGLSELYLGQIRGPRIDIATDAVVPPPGGAEYGAATRMYGLVDGHLLWAWDIAALGGELASHASARLAKVER; the protein is encoded by the coding sequence ATGATCGAGATTCCGACCGATCTGCCCGCAGACCTCGCCCCTCTCGCCTGGCTCGTGGGCGTCTGGGAGGGGACGGGCGTCATCGACTACGAGGCGTCCGGACACCGCTTCACCGGTGAGTTCTCGCATCGACTGGCTTTCACCGACGACGGTGCCGGTGCGCTCGGCTACCGCGCGACGGCGCGCATGATCGACACCGACGCGGCGATCCCCCTCGTCTCGGAGACGGGGTACTGGCGGCTCGCGCGCCCGCAGACCCCGGCCGATGCCGGTCCCGGGCTGCTGCCGCCGCGTGCGAGCGGCAGCGTCCGCACGGCCGACGACGTCGAGGTCCTGCGCACGCCGGAGGGCGGCTTCGAGATCCAGGCCAGCATCGTGCACGCCGACGGTCTGAGCGAGCTGTACCTCGGACAGATCCGAGGTCCGCGCATCGACATCGCCACGGACGCCGTGGTGCCCCCGCCCGGGGGCGCAGAGTACGGTGCCGCGACCCGCATGTACGGGCTCGTCGACGGGCATCTGCTGTGGGCATGGGACATCGCGGCGCTCGGCGGAGAGCTCGCCTCGCACGCCTCCGCCCGGCTGGCGAAGGTCGAGCGATGA
- a CDS encoding folate-binding protein YgfZ, whose translation MTGVFAGVPGVVVDDDRVQHFGNPFAEQRALVGGRAVAVLEDRAALAVTGEDRLSWLDSISSQALTGLAPGVSTELLVLDPQGRVEHAAAVIDDGVTTWLIVDRGDAAPLLEWLRRMRFRLRVDPQEASGLIVLGATDAGVHLLPAAAPAHVPLVWRDPWPQVAPGGVGYADAADHPGAERSWNEVLVTTADAEALAAAAIAGEIALAGAVAADALRVAAWRPRWAAENDERLIPHEVDWLRTAVHLDKGCYRGQETVAKVHNLGHPPRRLVALHLDGSDDVLPAPGDPVEIDGAVVGAITSVARHHEDGPIALALVKRSAGVEVDAVVRTAGGEVAASVRTVVPADAGAAASVPRLPRLSRRR comes from the coding sequence ATGACGGGCGTGTTCGCGGGAGTGCCCGGGGTCGTCGTCGACGACGACCGGGTGCAGCACTTCGGCAATCCCTTCGCCGAGCAGCGCGCGCTCGTCGGGGGCAGGGCCGTCGCCGTCCTGGAGGATCGTGCGGCGCTCGCCGTCACGGGCGAGGATCGGCTCTCCTGGCTCGACTCGATCAGCTCGCAGGCGCTCACCGGTCTCGCTCCCGGCGTCTCGACCGAGTTGCTCGTGCTCGACCCGCAGGGGCGGGTGGAGCACGCCGCGGCCGTGATCGACGACGGCGTGACGACCTGGCTCATCGTCGACCGCGGGGATGCCGCACCTCTCCTGGAGTGGCTCCGGCGCATGCGATTCCGGCTTCGGGTCGACCCGCAGGAGGCATCGGGGCTGATCGTGCTCGGCGCGACGGACGCGGGCGTCCACCTGCTGCCGGCCGCAGCGCCCGCCCACGTGCCGCTCGTGTGGCGCGACCCGTGGCCGCAGGTCGCGCCCGGCGGTGTCGGGTACGCCGACGCCGCCGACCATCCGGGCGCCGAACGCTCCTGGAACGAGGTGCTCGTGACGACCGCGGATGCCGAGGCGCTCGCCGCCGCGGCGATCGCGGGGGAGATCGCGCTTGCGGGCGCGGTCGCGGCCGACGCGCTGCGCGTGGCCGCGTGGCGGCCGCGCTGGGCCGCCGAGAACGACGAGCGGCTCATCCCGCACGAGGTCGACTGGCTGCGCACCGCCGTCCACCTCGACAAGGGCTGCTATCGGGGGCAGGAGACCGTGGCCAAGGTGCACAATCTCGGCCATCCGCCCCGCCGCCTCGTCGCGCTGCACCTCGATGGCAGCGACGACGTCCTGCCGGCGCCCGGCGACCCGGTCGAGATCGACGGCGCTGTCGTCGGCGCGATCACCTCCGTCGCGCGGCACCACGAGGACGGCCCCATCGCCTTGGCGCTGGTCAAGCGCTCCGCGGGCGTCGAGGTCGACGCCGTCGTCCGCACCGCCGGCGGCGAGGTGGCGGCGAGCGTGCGCACGGTCGTCCCCGCCGACGCCGGGGCTGCGGCATCCGTTCCCCGCCTGCCGCGGCTGTCGCGACGCCGCTGA
- a CDS encoding aromatic acid exporter family protein: MSAGPVTQPVPVRWHDRLDPRPAFARAGQSLPAIVQIVIAATAAFAFAHFVLGHETPVLAGTIAVSSLGLVRDARPRRVVETVVGMMLGVLVSEALLRIVGTGWWQLPIVLAAVLLVARLFSPQPGFAIAAAIQGLIVLLFPGADTEAVMARPLDGAVGGAAAILLTVVVPRSFRRELRHDARALFAAADAAVAAIVQGLESGQSRRADRGLEKARGLDPLVRAWRESLDSATAIARISPFLRRRRGELERQRRILLAMDLSVRNLRVVGRRAAYVLDDGVPRPVAADVLDQLARGMALVGECLEDIALEPAAREALRATAAHLHPAELLPDASLGDHSLLTAMRPLAVDLLTAAGAPPDDARAAIPRI; the protein is encoded by the coding sequence ATGAGCGCGGGCCCCGTCACGCAGCCCGTGCCGGTGCGCTGGCACGACCGCCTCGACCCGCGCCCGGCGTTCGCCCGTGCCGGTCAGTCGCTCCCGGCGATCGTGCAGATCGTGATCGCGGCGACCGCGGCGTTCGCCTTCGCGCACTTCGTCCTCGGCCACGAGACGCCCGTGCTGGCCGGAACGATCGCAGTGTCGAGCCTCGGGCTCGTCCGTGACGCGCGTCCGCGTCGCGTGGTCGAGACCGTGGTCGGGATGATGCTCGGCGTGCTCGTCTCCGAGGCGCTCCTGCGCATCGTCGGCACCGGTTGGTGGCAGCTGCCCATCGTCCTGGCCGCGGTGCTCCTGGTCGCCCGGCTGTTCTCGCCGCAGCCGGGGTTCGCGATCGCGGCCGCCATCCAGGGGCTCATCGTCCTGCTGTTCCCCGGCGCCGACACCGAGGCGGTCATGGCCAGGCCGCTCGACGGCGCGGTGGGAGGGGCCGCGGCGATCCTCCTCACCGTCGTGGTGCCGCGGAGCTTCCGTCGAGAGCTGCGCCACGACGCCCGCGCACTGTTCGCCGCCGCCGATGCGGCCGTGGCGGCGATCGTGCAGGGCCTCGAGAGCGGACAGAGCCGCCGCGCCGACCGCGGGCTCGAGAAGGCACGGGGACTGGATCCGCTCGTCCGGGCGTGGCGCGAGTCCCTCGACTCGGCCACGGCGATCGCTCGCATCTCGCCGTTCCTGCGGCGTCGCCGTGGCGAGCTCGAGCGTCAGCGGCGCATCCTTCTCGCGATGGATCTCTCGGTGCGCAACCTGCGCGTCGTCGGCCGGAGGGCGGCCTACGTGCTGGACGACGGCGTGCCGCGTCCGGTGGCCGCCGACGTGCTCGACCAGCTCGCACGCGGCATGGCCCTGGTCGGGGAGTGCCTGGAGGACATCGCACTCGAGCCCGCCGCTCGGGAGGCGTTGCGCGCGACCGCGGCCCACCTGCATCCCGCGGAGCTGCTCCCGGACGCCTCGCTGGGCGATCACAGTCTGCTCACGGCCATGCGGCCGCTCGCGGTCGATCTGCTCACCGCGGCCGGGGCGCCGCCCGACGACGCGCGGGCGGCGATCCCTCGTATCTGA